CACAGCGACAACGTGACCTGTGGTCCGACATCGGCAATCTTCAGATGCGCCATCACCTGCCGGAGCTGTTCGACGGCCCGGACCCCTCCGTCCACGCCGTAGCCGACGAAGCCGGCCGCCTTGTGGTTCCACTCCGCGTACACGAAGTCGAGCGCGGTCTTCAGCACACCGGGCATCGAGTGGTTGTACTCGGGGGTGACGAAGACGAACGCGTCGAAGCCGCGGACAGTGTCCGCCCAGCGCCGCGTTCGCTGGTGGGCGTACTGGCCCGCCGCGGCCGGGACACTCTCGTCCAGGTGCGCAAGATCGAAGTCGGCCAGGTCGACGAGCTCGTACTCCGCGCCGCCGTGGGCACTCGCCCGTTCGTGCACCCAGCGGCCCACGGCTTCGCCGTTGCGGCCGGGACGGGTGCTTCCGATGATGATTCCTACTCTGGTCATGGGTTCGACCGTACGGACCGCCACGAAGACGACCCATGCGCGGAAGTCTCGCGGTCATACTCGAGCGTCTTCGCGACCTGATCCCGGGCAGACGGGCGGGGGTACGCTGGCGGGCGTGGACGCGCTCAGCCAGCTGGTCGCCGCGATGCGGACCGGGGAGCCCGATTCGTTCCTGGTCACCCACCGGGCGCCGTGGCACCACTCGTACTCCTCCGTCCAGGGCTCGGGAATCCACGTGATCCTGCAGGGATCCGCCGTGCTGCTGCTGCCCGGCGCGGAGCCGGTTCCGCTCGGTGTCGGGGACGTGGTGCTCACGCCGCGCGGCGCCGCACACGCGCTGGCCGACAGTCCCACGACTCCCCTCTCGGCCCCGGGCACCGCCGCCGAGGGCGACGGGCCGCCCACCGTGCTCCTCTGCGCGGCGTACCGGATGGACCGTTCACGGGTCCATCCGATGCTGTCGGAGCTACCGGAGTACGTCCACCTCCCGGCCCGGCCTGGCCGGGATCCCTCGCTGCGTGCGGCCATCGACCTCCTCGGTCACGAGGTCCAGGAGCGGCAGCCCGGATCCGACGCCGCGATACCCGCGCTGCTGGACACGCTGCTGCTGTTCGCCCTGCGGGCATGGACGGAGGGCTCGGACTGCGACGAGGGAAGGGGATGGGCCGCCGCGCTCAGGGATCACTCGGTCAGCGCGGCGCTGTCGGCGATCCACCGAAACCCCGGCCATCCCTGGACCGTCGAGAGCCTCGGTGTGGAGGCGGGGCTGTCCCGGGCCGCGTTCGCCCGCCGGTTCGCCGCCATCGTCGGGCAGCCACCACTCGCGTACCTGACCTGGTGGCGGCTGGCCACCGCCGCACGGCTGCTCCGCGAGACCGACAGTTCGCTGCACACGGTGGCCCAGCGGGTGGGTTACGCCTCGGAGTTCGCGTTCGCCAACGCGTTCAAGCGGGAGTTCGGAACCGCGCCGGGCGCCTATCGCCGGCAGTAGCCCGGCACAGTGTCGACACCAGCGCATTCCTCGACCGGCGGACTCCTACCGAGGTAGGTCGGCGTGGGAGGGCACCTGGTTGCCGGCGATGGACGCCCGCTCGGCCTCGGTCAGCCCCGCTGCCGCGAGGATCCGCTGCACCATGTCGGTCTTCAGCCGGCCGTACTCGTCGATGTCGGCGGCGAGCGCACCGGCCCGCCGCTTGACCGCGGAGTACTCCTCCCGCAGCGCGGCGTCCGACCGCAGCACCTCGCGCAGGGCCAGGTGGTTACGCAGCGACAGGCAGCCGTCCACGATCACGTAGGTGTGGGTGCCGGCCAGCCGTGGAGGTGACCTGAACGCCCACCGCAGCGGGATCCCCAGCTCCCCCAGCGGCTCGAACCCCAGCGACACCAGGACCTCGCTCGCCGCCGCGACGTGCGCCTCGCCGACGACGATGTCGCAGTCGATGACGGGCTTGGCGGCCAGGCCGGGGGCGGACGTGCTGCCGACATGCTCGATGGCGACGACCGGAATCCCGGCCGCCGCCATCGCCGCGTCGTACTCGTCCCGCAGCGCCGCGAAGCGCTCCGGCCAGGCAGGGTCGTACTCCTCGACGGTGATCACCCGCCGATTTTAAGACCTACTCCACCGCGACGACCTGGCCCGCGGCGTCCGGGGCGTCCGGCCAGGTGCGGGGATCCCTGCCCTGGAAGCGGAACGCGTCGCCGGCGCCGTTGCGGCGGAGCAGCAGGGCACCGTCGCCGACCCCCGCGAGTTCGCAGGTCGACCAGGCCAGGACGCCGTCCTCGGTGCGTACGTTCAACGGCAGTATCCGCCCGGAGCGGGCCGGCAGGTGCACCCGCGCACCGTCGAACAGCGGGCCGGTCCCGTCGCTCACGACGAACGACTGGTCCACCGGGCCGACGTTGATCAGGTGCAGCAGCCGCTGGCCGTCCCCGTCCACGGTGGACGTCACCACGATCCCCGGCGCGGTCGCGTCGTGGGTGTACCGCGGCCGGACCCCGAGGCGTGCCAGCAGTGCGCGCCAGAAGTCCAGGTCGCAGATGTAGTCACAGGCCAGCACCAGCGCGTGCCCGCGACCCGGGTGCACCTCCACCGCGACCGCGTTGCCGGTCGCGGTCTCCCGGGCGAACACCTCGGCGTCCTGCGCATCCTCGCCCAGCTCCAGGTGCTGCAGGACTCCGACCCGCACCTCCGCGTGTGCGGTGGTCCAGCCCTCGGCCCGGACGGACGGGAACACCCGCTCGTTCCCGGCGACCGTCGCACCGCCCCTCACCCCGAGGGCGTCGCCGAGGATCGTGCAGGCGGAGCCGTCGGTGTCCCGGGTCGGCACCATCCCGGCCAGCAGCAGGCGGCCGCCGGCGAGCACGAAGTCCGCGAGCCGTTGCTGGACAGGGGCAGCCAGCGTCGACGCGCTCGTCAGTACGATCGCCCGTCCGGCGGCAGCACCACCGGCAGGGTCGGTGTCAAGGTCTGCTTGCAGGTCGCTCTGCACATCGACGGCAGGGAAGGAGAACCCGCCCAGCAGCATCGCCCGGGCGACGACGTCGCGCGAACCCATGCCACGGAACTGTTCCAGCTCGGCGACCACCGCACCGCGGGCGTCGTCGCCGGGATGGGCGTACTCCGTGAGGTAGTGGTCGGGTACGAACGCCAGCGCCAGGTCGTCGTACTCCTCGTCCATGTCGGCGAGCAGGTGCCCGGCCCCGCTCACCGCGGTCACGGTGTCGCGCAGCACGGGGTAGGACGCGTTGGGTGCGCCCTCCGGCCCGATCGGCGCGGTGAACCCGTGCCGCTCACCGGTGAAGGCGATCCGGTCGTTGCCGTCCCCGACCTTCTCCTCCAGCGGCGGGTTGTGGCCGCCGGCGAAGAGGTAGTAGTTCACCAGCCGGTTGGCCTGGGCGACACACAGCCGGGTCTTCAGCGCCAGCGCCTCCGGGGGTACCTGCCGGCTGAGGTCCTCGCCGTAGTCGCCGAGCCCGGCCTCGAACTCCAGCGAGGTCAGCGGCTGGTCCTCGTCGTGCACGGCCGCCATGAAGGCGTTCATGACGTAGAGGTCGGCGACGTTCTCCACGGTCAGGTCGCCGAGGTAGTGGTCGGACCCGGACGTCAACTGCGGCTTGCCCCGGTAGGAGGGGTAGAGCTGGCTGATCCCGATCGGGTATGTCCGGCCACGCCCGCCGCCGGTGCCGTGGATGTTGATCAGGAACGGCACGTCGGTGAGGCCGTGCGACTCCGCGTTCGCCCGCAGGTGGGTGACGTAGCGGTCGTAGCGGTCGCGGTGGTACTCCGACAGGTCGTGGTGCAGCGCGAGCGAACCCGGCGCCGGCGACCGCACACCGTGTCGCCAGGCCGGCACGTCGTCGGGGTCCAGGCCGTGGCGAGCCTGCACCCCGTCGCTCCCCCAGCGCTTCACCGACCAGACGGCGAAGTCCGACAGCATCTGGTCGGTGAGCTCGGGGGTGTTGCTGACCCAGGACAGCATGCCGATCTCGTTGTCCAGCTGGACCGCCGCGACCGGGCCGCCGCGGCTCACCTGGCGTTCGGCGAGCACCGGCATGATCTGCGCGTACCAGCGGTCGACCTCGGTG
This Actinopolymorpha cephalotaxi DNA region includes the following protein-coding sequences:
- a CDS encoding NADPH-dependent FMN reductase — its product is MTRVGIIIGSTRPGRNGEAVGRWVHERASAHGGAEYELVDLADFDLAHLDESVPAAAGQYAHQRTRRWADTVRGFDAFVFVTPEYNHSMPGVLKTALDFVYAEWNHKAAGFVGYGVDGGVRAVEQLRQVMAHLKIADVGPQVTLSLWNDFVNLSEFQPDARHEASLATMLDELLSWARALRTVREEPVPEPVG
- a CDS encoding AraC family transcriptional regulator gives rise to the protein MDALSQLVAAMRTGEPDSFLVTHRAPWHHSYSSVQGSGIHVILQGSAVLLLPGAEPVPLGVGDVVLTPRGAAHALADSPTTPLSAPGTAAEGDGPPTVLLCAAYRMDRSRVHPMLSELPEYVHLPARPGRDPSLRAAIDLLGHEVQERQPGSDAAIPALLDTLLLFALRAWTEGSDCDEGRGWAAALRDHSVSAALSAIHRNPGHPWTVESLGVEAGLSRAAFARRFAAIVGQPPLAYLTWWRLATAARLLRETDSSLHTVAQRVGYASEFAFANAFKREFGTAPGAYRRQ
- a CDS encoding GrpB family protein, with product MITVEEYDPAWPERFAALRDEYDAAMAAAGIPVVAIEHVGSTSAPGLAAKPVIDCDIVVGEAHVAAASEVLVSLGFEPLGELGIPLRWAFRSPPRLAGTHTYVIVDGCLSLRNHLALREVLRSDAALREEYSAVKRRAGALAADIDEYGRLKTDMVQRILAAAGLTEAERASIAGNQVPSHADLPR
- a CDS encoding beta-galactosidase; translated protein: MTAVESVRLSRRRLLVNGRPELVFAGEVHYFRLHRRDWADRLDRLVEAGCTAVASYMPWLVHERPDGEIDLRGNTSEYRDLVGFLDLAAERDLLVIARPGPFVMAELKNEGIPYRVYREHPEILPVGWDGRPGTTRTVDYLADGFLTEVDRWYAQIMPVLAERQVSRGGPVAAVQLDNEIGMLSWVSNTPELTDQMLSDFAVWSVKRWGSDGVQARHGLDPDDVPAWRHGVRSPAPGSLALHHDLSEYHRDRYDRYVTHLRANAESHGLTDVPFLINIHGTGGGRGRTYPIGISQLYPSYRGKPQLTSGSDHYLGDLTVENVADLYVMNAFMAAVHDEDQPLTSLEFEAGLGDYGEDLSRQVPPEALALKTRLCVAQANRLVNYYLFAGGHNPPLEEKVGDGNDRIAFTGERHGFTAPIGPEGAPNASYPVLRDTVTAVSGAGHLLADMDEEYDDLALAFVPDHYLTEYAHPGDDARGAVVAELEQFRGMGSRDVVARAMLLGGFSFPAVDVQSDLQADLDTDPAGGAAAGRAIVLTSASTLAAPVQQRLADFVLAGGRLLLAGMVPTRDTDGSACTILGDALGVRGGATVAGNERVFPSVRAEGWTTAHAEVRVGVLQHLELGEDAQDAEVFARETATGNAVAVEVHPGRGHALVLACDYICDLDFWRALLARLGVRPRYTHDATAPGIVVTSTVDGDGQRLLHLINVGPVDQSFVVSDGTGPLFDGARVHLPARSGRILPLNVRTEDGVLAWSTCELAGVGDGALLLRRNGAGDAFRFQGRDPRTWPDAPDAAGQVVAVE